Part of the Nitrosopumilus piranensis genome is shown below.
CAGCAAAAAAGTTCAGTCCCGCATCTGTTTCTGAGAAAACAAGTACAATCAAAATACCTGGTTTTTGTTTCCAAATCTTTCCAACCAGTTTTTGAAAATCAAGATCAAACAAGACGTTGATTGCCGAAGACATATCCCCCAAATGAGAAACCTGCCATCCATCTGAATGAAATGCAGTAGATGCTGCTTCTGCAAGTAGACTGCTATGAAAGTCAGCTGAAATTACAACTATGTTCTTTTTTGGATCAGCAACTATTGGAATTTGATTTAAAATTTGAAGAGATTTGGAGATTGTAGTTCTAAGTAGGTTTTGCTCAGCAGAGCCAATTTTTCCTTCATCAAACAAGTTCTTGACTAACTCTATAGTAGGAGAAATAACTTCAATTATCAAACGATTAGCTGTTGCTCCAGAGTGCAGAGAGTTTCGAATCAAAGAGTAAACTTGATCTTCTTTTCCTTTAATCAAATAATCAAGAAACAGAGGTCCGACTTTGAAATAGTCATCAGGAAAATTGAAAGATTCTTGTCCTGGCTCTAAAAACCACAACGTCATATTTCCAATATTTTTTTGTCTAACCAATCCTTCAACTGCAAAAACCTTGAGATATTTTGTCATGGTAATTCTGCTAATCTCCATTTTATCAGAAATCTCTACTCCTGACATTCCAGTTTCAGAATCCTTCAAAACTGAAATTAGTTTTTCACGAATTTCTTCAGCAGAATATCCTTTTCCCATAATTGCTCTTGGATGAAGGTATTGTATAAAGACTAATTTTGATTAACACCAGAAATATATTTTTAAAATGGTTCTGTCACCTTTACAGTGTATATCCTCCATGTTACCCTTAGGTTGATAATTATCACAAGGTAGTTCGACAGGCATGAGTTTAGGGTCTTTTTTCACAAAGGCATAACCTACATTATCTAATCCATCAATTACTACACATGGTTCACCATCATCATTTTTTGAAGTGAAAAAAGATGATGCAAAGACTGTCTTGAATTTTTTTAGTTTGGGATTGCACACCAAATGGTCTTTTGATTCTTCAGCGGTAAGTAGGGAATTACAAGTTTGGCATCAAAATAGATTAGTCATCTTTTTCTTCAATTTCACCAATAAAGGATTCAATGGGTTTATCGATTTCTTCCTTGTATGTCATTAACGCAACAGGTATCATAATCATAACAATCACACTTGTCAAAACCCAAATGAAATTGGTACCTAACCACTTGTCATTAGATTGCAGGATATTTTCATCACTAATTTGTGGCATCATGCTGGAGATACTCTCTCCATAACCGCCACCCGTTTCAACATTGAAAAGAATTGAATCCTCGCCATCAAACACTGTCGCTTTGATAGGAGTAGGATGAGCACTTGCTGATGATATTAAATTACAGACTAAAAGTAGTACAAATACCATTACCAAAATCTTCATACTGTAATATTCGGCAAACTGAAATTTAAGAATTGAAATAAAGTTGAATTAATACACACCTAGAATTATTTCATCAACCGAAAGGTAACAAGTCAAATATCAACCGATAAGTGGTACAATACCTTTAAAATAAAACATTATATACTTGGGTACCTTAATGTACGGTAAGGGAAAAGTAAATTGCCAAAAGCAGGATTCAAATCAATAACAGTTTCAGAAACAGTCTACGATAAATTCCAAGAAGTTTATCAAAAGAGTAAAGACGACCTGGCAATGAAAGGTGTCAATAGTTTCTCAGGATATGTTACTTACATGTTAGAAGAGATGATGCAAAAGGACAAGACCTTTGCAAGATATGCTCCAAAGATTGAAAAGATTTCAGTCGATGATGATAGAATAATTCTAAAAGACAATATCAAAAACAGAATTGCAGAAGTTGCAGTTCAGAAAGGAGAGTTGTTCTGCCAGCTTTGTGATGAAAAAGATTGTGTCCATGTAGGTTATGTCTGGTCCATACCAGAAGTCTATGAAATTTTAAACGCTAGAGGAATCAAACATCCAAAATAGTTGTGTATGGAGGAGGTGGGATTTGAACCCACGAACTCCTGAGAGACAGGATCACCCATTATTTGATCTTAAGTCCTGCATGTCCAAAAGCACAAAGTGTACTTACTTTGGCCAGGCTTGATTACTCCTCCAACAGGGTAAAAATGTGTGTGAAATTTAACAGTTTACAGATTATGCCAAGATAATGAAGAATTATAAGGATTTTCTACAGGGTGAATTTGTGCTTCGATAGCTCAGCCTGGTAGAGCGTTACCTTGGTAAGGTAAAGGTCGCGGGTCCGGATCCCGTTCGAAGCTTTTTTCAATTTCTAAAATTATTGGTCAAAATCGTATTTTTGGGGAATTTACGAAGTTTGTATTTAAGCTCTTACTCAACTAGGAAAAAGTTAGTTCGAGATCAATTTTTTTTGTGTCCCTAAGTGTTAAAAAATTCCGTGATACTAACTATTGAAACAAGTATACTCCCAAGTATCAACTTCCATCCCAAAACCATTTGTAAAATGGGCCGGTGGAAAACGCCAGTTGATTCCAATTCTAAATGAGAATTTGCCAAGAACTTTTGGGACATATTATGAGCCATTTATTGGAGGGGGTGCATTACTATTTCACATCCTTACTGAGAGAAATGGTCAAAAGTGCAGCATCTCTGATTTGAACTCTGATCTGGTACTAGCATATACCACAATTCGTGATAGAATCGATGAGTTAATTTCATCTCTAAAAAATCACGAAAAAAATTATCGTAAAGATTCTAAATCATATTACTATTCAGTTAGAGAATCAAATCCAAGAAGCGAAATTGAAAAAACATCAAG
Proteins encoded:
- a CDS encoding ArsR family transcriptional regulator, with translation MGKGYSAEEIREKLISVLKDSETGMSGVEISDKMEISRITMTKYLKVFAVEGLVRQKNIGNMTLWFLEPGQESFNFPDDYFKVGPLFLDYLIKGKEDQVYSLIRNSLHSGATANRLIIEVISPTIELVKNLFDEGKIGSAEQNLLRTTISKSLQILNQIPIVADPKKNIVVISADFHSSLLAEAASTAFHSDGWQVSHLGDMSSAINVLFDLDFQKLVGKIWKQKPGILIVLVFSETDAGLNFFADSINPIKIKSGKRMKLILCGNPSKKAKNSSDLLTDKLDEIIQWSQTVYQNLK